Within the Pagrus major chromosome 4, Pma_NU_1.0 genome, the region GTGAGCTGGATTGAGTCAGAGCAGTAAACTGTCGGTTCCTTTATGTGAAACcttttatgctgctgtgtttgccAGGTTTTTGTGCTGTTGTATAGGCTATGAACCAATAAAACTCACATtaaaaactgttattccttcatTTATTGTGTTAAATATTAACAGCGTTACTGCGCTTCTGTACAATAGGCTACAGTGAACTTAGAGCGTAACAgacaaaatatttacagaaaaattCATGCACGTCAAAGCAGACAGAGCAACTACTTTGCAACGACTAGCAGCAGCAACAAATGATATGAAACAGATTTGGAATTCAGTTCGGAAGCTTTGTTGTTACAAAAtcatacaaaaagtaaaaacagacgTTTAaggcatttgtttgttggtaAATACATCATGAACCTTTGGGGATCGACTGCACACATCTGACATCTGCTCGACAAACATTAGAAGATGTTTAATCCTGAGATTGAAGTAAGCCAGGCTTAGTTTTTGACTGGAATCACAACTGCACCATTTACATTAAACTACCAAGAGGTTTCCATATAAACACTGATAAAAGTAAATGCATATTAGGCTTTAGAGGATACAAAAAGACGTCTGATTGATGAGTATTGTACTGTGAAGGAATGTAATGCAATCTTTGTCTCCCACAGAATGAGTAGCAGAGGTTTGTTACTTGTCTGGTCCCTTAAAAAGTAGTAATTTATAGCATAATATATACTTTAAAGATCATCAAACTAACACTGCTTGATGGTCACTTATTAAGTGTTGAGTAATATAAAATGAGAAGTCAGGTTTTGCAAGTAAAAAGATGATTATGAAGTAGCTCTAAACACAAATGCTTCACGAGAGAGAGCAGAAGCAGATCAATAAATTAATTGCACTACAACCCTTTCAAATAGAAAACATATTTCTCTATCTACAGCAAAACTAAGTCACCAGCTAGAGAGTTATTCTTCTCCCTCAAACCCTCGCTCACATGTATCCCCACCAGGGCTTACGATTGTTTACGCCTAGAGTATACGGAGACACCAGTAATGTGAAATctggaaacagacacacaggccaTCTATTATCCACGTGTAAGTCGAGGAGGAGGGACGCCGATGCATGATCGGCCTGAACCCGCGCACACGAACTGATTGTGTTAAAACAGAagatctgtctttttcttttgataaaaaacGTATAATTGGTCCCGCAGCAAGTTGGAGGAACATTTTGGAGGATGAGACATGAGCCTGCAGCCGCATGGAATAACACCGCCGACACTTTCTGATCTTACTGCAGAATGATGGAGGTACTTGGTTCTCGAATGCAGTTTTTAAGAGCTTCCTCTAAACATGAGAACTGACAATCTTATAGCCCAGCTACAGATCAGTGGAACTAAATATTATGCAGCTAAATGACGAgctaaaaaatgattttaaaaggaGTAAGCACCTCctgtttttttagttatttttttacatatcgATGTGTTTCATATTCAGATATATTAAAAATCTGCGAGTGTTATCTACATTCATAGTTAAATGACAGGAAAAGCAAACATGACGAACATCTGTAGCTTAACTGATATGAGTTTTTTAACCACAGTTAGCGGTCAAACATTACAGCTGACACAGTTGAAGAATCACATGCAGAAAACTAAATGGACTCTTTTAAGGGTAATTACACCTAATGTCACACACAACACCACTATCTTTAACTCTACCAGCACATACACAGATTACTCATTTTCAGTCATAATGAATGGAGAGTTTGAAGGCATTACACGTGGAATGGTACAAGCTGCAGGTATTTTTTTATGGCACATAAATGTTTCCTTCACTCATGAAGCTGACTTTAACCAAAGTGATTTGTTTTCTCATGCTTTCGACACAGATCCTAATATAGGAGTCCATCCAGCCAGAAAAGATAAcagtgtttttctcctgaagGCAGAAGCCCTTGTATGTGGATGTTCTCAGCATCCATCCCTGGCTTGGTTAGTTGGAGTCGCGAAGCAGGGAGCTACAGGCACTCAGACAGCACCTCATGTTTGTCCGTCATCGAGGACATTTCTGACTGCGGCTCCGTTATGAAACTGGCACTCAGCTGGAGTTTGAGCCTCTCCACCTCGTAGTTATGCAGTTCCCCTTGTATCAGGTAGCGTTCTCGTTTAATCCGCGCCTTCACGTCTGACGGGATGTCCGGGATCAACCACGCCACGAAGAACTTCACCACGAAGACCACATGCTGCAGAGGAAGAATTATTAATAATGGTGACGATATAATCAGCTTCCTACATTAATACTGAGCGTTTATTCTTTGAGTAACGAGAGGGAATCGCTGTGTGTTCTTACTTCCATGATTATAATGAAGGCCATTTTGGCTGCCAGGATGTGCCAGAACTGCATGGTGTGAGTGTACTCCTTCTCGTGGCCTGGAGGGTAACGGTAGTCACGGTATCTGTACAGAACAACAAGTACCATCAGCAGTGTTTCATTAATGTAATCATTAAACAACATGCGCTGGGACCAGAACACATCAGGAAATAACACCAGAAGCAAACAGAAGCTCAAACTTTGGTTATGAGTCAAGTTCTACAATTAAAGTTACACTTTACTGGCCAATGATGACGAACATACTGCCATAAATGACTAATAATATCTGCAGTAATTAAGTTTTTACCTACTTTAAACATTGATATAATATAACCATATGACATTGACATGGCTGACGTGTATTATTAGTATAGTATTCATTTTGAGTCATGTTTTAGAAAATAGAGAATTAGATATGTCAAAAAAATCTGTCTAATTCTTCTTTGAAACATCTCCTAATAACTTTGGGTTACTTCATGTCTTACAGTCATTGGGCTGACTAACTAATTAATGAGACTCTCTGGTTttagtccaatattcactcttctttTTGCTCTATTTTTAGTCTCTTTCACCTCTGGGAGAAATATCCTGATCTTTATCCGCTCCTTTacgttcaccagctagtcactaacattgtctgtctgtttatcctGATGGCTGTGGGTGAAAACAATGCTATGAGACTGGTGAATCGAAACAGTAGCATTGTGGgctataaaaccaaaacaatgagctgaaagatgctagaATGCTTCATAGACCTGAGGTGAACTCCAGTCTAGTGACAAATGTGTCACCCCTgcacattacacacagtcacagcctgttgttcattaaaaataagTGCAACTTTAAAGCTcctcagaaatgtaaaattaagCTAAAGCAAGATGCATAACAAGctctttaaaggggcattttACCCCAGATCAAAAATAGATATTTTCATCTCTTCCTTGTAGGGCTTTTTATCCATCTATTGTAGATTATTTTGGCACTCAGCAATGTCAGACcctgttgtgagcagtttcacgaactattttctttcagtATTACCGCGCAGAAGGAAGCGTACATCTACTCACTGACGAGGGGCTAGCTAACAGAGTTAACTAAGTTTACAGCTCAGCCAAGGAAGACGCCATTGATATTTACATTCTACGCTGTCGCAAGCAcaagcctctcgtccatgacatgatgcatgcttccttctgcgTGGTGACAAGGTTGGCAGAGATCTCTGTGGCTGATATCTTCAAAACCTGTAGTAACTCCCTCTCACTACAGATAAGAGGAAAtctatctattttttttattttagggtgACCTGTCCCTTTAAGCTCTAGTACCTGCAGGTGGTAGTCGCGTTATCAAACGAGTAGTCTTGGTCCTCTGGCATGTTGCTCTCAGGTAGCCGTGAGATGTTGTATATTGACAGGCTGTTGTTAACGTAGCCTCTCATGCCATTACCGTAGGCATACAGGTAGACCATACGGGGGATCATGTCAGAGGTGAACGCCATTATGAACGCCTGTGATAGAAGtcaggagaaatgtttttgttgacttATGATtcaaaaatgttgcatttatcATATacgaaaatacagaaatgagcACAGATGATAACCAATAAACTACTACACTCACATTTGTAACAACAGACAAAATGGCCACCGCGTTGAGGATTTCCTGCCACGCTCCGATGTTTCGGGCCTTGGACGCCACTGGTCGTCTGAACTGTGTGGTGAACTTCCAGGCGTCCACCCTGATCTCCAGGAtattgttacacagagccagGAGGGGAGCCAAGGGAAAAGAGGCCACGAACAAAGTGATGAAACCAAACTGGACCACTGAAAGGACGGAGCAGACAGAAAAAGTTAGTGATAAAATCTTGTAAAATGAGAAtagagaagaagacagatgtTATCATCTGTGATTTGTAACCTTTATGTTCATATATCGTACAGCCAGTTATCCCTCTCTCCTGCCCAGATGCACAATGTTTAGTACAACAGTTTAGTAACTCACCCATCTCCAGGTACTCGTAGAACAATCCCAGCTGGCCGAAGTTCAGCAGGACGTGGTCCTGCTCCCAGCGGCTGTAATGGTTCTCAGGATTGTGTCGTCCCTTTCTGCTACTCCACCAGTTACGCATCAACCTATCGAGAAGCccatgaagaagaaacagacgTCAAGTTTGGGACTTCCACAAAGCCAGAGAGAGATGACATGATCTCCTCTTGTCTGACTTGCTGAGTCAGCCACtctgaataaaaatacagttataCATGATTAATAATTAGTAACTTGGTGGGAGCAAGATCTACATGTTGTGCACACTAGGTACGTGTCTGAtcaaaataagttatttaaaaatCGGAAGATATAGAATGAGAACTATTGAGCAGCTTTTCTGATTATTTATCCTCTAAAACTCTTCTATAAAACATCTCCAAATAACTTTTGTCACTGCTTGTTTTACAGACATTGGGCCAAATTATTCTCCACCAGAAGTCTTCGATAAATTCAACAGCACACACCGCAAAAGGTTCTAACTTGTCATATACATGCCTGATATACAGTCATTTGATGCCTTCGATGAGTACCGCCTTCTGTGAAGACGTTGCCATCTGTGTGGTGGTTGCTCATGATTCAGCccattaaaaatgtctttttcttggCGATGCACGTATATTTATGTAACATGTAAATCTTCCTCATGACCTTGTAATTAACCGTGAGGGAAGTCAGACACGATCTAGATCTGCGTATCCTTTCTTTGTCTGAGAATATTCTTAaacattcttgtttttttaaagaagggCAGCAAGAACGTCATTGTGTTGAATTCTGTGgtgaaaataaaacttaattCACTGAATTATCTCCATTTTTGTTGTAGATGTCTTGAAGTGGGCAAGCTGCTTGATCGGAAATTATATTTGCTGAAGGTGCTTCTACATGCACTCAGTAGATGCTAACTTGTACACACAACATATTGTTTGAAAAGAATGAATTAAATAAAGGCACTAGAAATCTTCAAAATGCCAACGTTCAATAAAAACCTTCTCTTGTTGCGGCAGATAAAGTTCATAATGAATCAAAAGGTGAAGCTCTGGGTAAAGAGCGTAGACTTGATGGACTCACGGCAGCAGAGCTTCCTGAATGTTCCCCCACAGTTGTTTTCCAGCCATCACAATCACCAGCTGCGTGGTCAGCTCGATCAGACAGCCTCCAGGGTCGCACTAGGACAGaaacaggtttttattttatagagTACACTTTTATTTGATGCGCTTCCTTTTGGCAGCAGATGAAAAATTGCTAGAGGAAAGTCATGAACTTTGCCTTTTCTTTCGTTTTACTATCGTTTTACGAGAAAACTCACCTCCTCATTCCTCAGCTTGCTCCGTTCGCCGAACATATATGTGTAGTGACCGGGAAAACCCACAAATTTGCCTTTGAAGAAGGCCACGTAGAAGCAGGAGGAGTAGTAGTTGACAAACTGGAACAGGAACATCTTCATGGTCAACCTGTTCTCATACTCGAGGTGGGTCTTTGGGATTTCTGCAGGAAGCAAACAGTTTGAAGATGTCCTCTGGTTACAGTCAACGCCAGATAGTAGAtgaatgtaaaatgataaaagtgTCTGTTCCATGTTTTTTGGATATTGTTCAGACTGCCAGCACTGATCCGTTATTTGGCATATCTAGATTATATCCAGATTGAttctattaaaaaaacacatgaattgTGATTTTTACAAATTGAATTTCTCGTGTTTCCGCTTTGGTAGTCGCTGACACTTATGGTGTTACCACGGCAACCCATGCAGGTAGGTTGGCAATGTCAAGGCACACAAATCCGGTGTTGCAAATAACAGTTCAGACAGTATGTTTTTAAAGATCTGATTTGAGAAGCAAACCTGATTCGCCTGGCGTCTGAACAAAGACTTTGATTCAGTAGATGTCAGATTAAATCTTTTTACCCATATCGGTGATCCAAACGGCCACCCTCTCGTAGAAGAAGTTGAGGATCATGATGATGACAAAGTTGATGCAGGAGGCGGTGACAGAGGTCGCTAGCTGTGGAGTGATGAATCTGCCCACCACCTGGATCTTCCTCATGGGGTCTTTAATGATGCTCGCAAAGGCAGCATACACTGCCAGCCTGTACGCTATGACCCCGATGATACAAGCCACTATCAGGGAAATCTGTggacgagcacacacacatgtaaagcTGTTGATGGCAAGGAACATTACTCACTATGTATTACTGTATATAGCAACCACACATGGACACACGAACATTCAGTTACCCAGAATAAAACAGTGGCCGCTGAGAGGCAGAAGCGAGCACACTTGCTGGTGACAGGGAGGTATGGCTCCATTTCCtgaaagattttattttatatgattattattatttattgttttttcaatAGGTTTCTTGTCGATATTTGTGCACCACAGAGTACATAGTTTTAGTCATATTGATGTCCATGTTTGAATGAAGGGTTTGAAGCACCTTAGTGATCTTGTTGAGTCTCCTGTTAGTGCATCGGATCTCAAACTCAGGCCGGAtttgaagctgctgctgttcctctTCAAAGTCCACCAAGTCCCACTCGTACTCCAGCCGGGCTTGACGCCGTTTCCAGAACTCCAAAAACAGAGTTACTGCCAAACAGGTTTGAAGAAAGGAAATGTTGTAAATTCCTCAGCATGGGAGTTACCTCTACTAAACAGACGTATAATGAGAACTTTGACTAAACTGACTAAAAACAGAGAGTGTCTGTGTTTAAGGTGAGTAACGCGTTTCAGTTGTTCCATTACTCTCTTGGACTTCAGTGTGCTCAGCAGACAACCCACTGCTTAATACATAACAACATAATTGTGCTGGCAAGTCATTCTGGGCTGAAACAGTATGGATGGATGAAGCTTGGAGCTTCTGTGTGAAAAGGCTTTAACTGTGAAAAATCTGTCTCCCATAGGGGGGAGTCATTTGGATCTCCTGCAAAGGTTAAACACAGGAAGAGCTGCATCGACTGATACTCACCCCAAATCCCCATAAATATGGCAAAGAATACCGTCCCCTCGTTATCAAACAGATGGGATTGCTGGAAGAGAGAATATGGAAAAGTTCCTCAGAGAAGCAGGAGACACACTGGGTGACATACTGCTGACTCAGCAGGACACAAGTTACCGCAGGTATTTGAGTAAATTACTTATTTTCACACACTTACAGGTAGCAAAAGTCAACCTCGTAATTACTGTATTGTCAGTTTAAGAAGTGTGTCGTTTTACCCAGGATGATAGACAGGTAGAGTTGAGCCTCCAGAAAGGGCACTTTTTATCACAAAGTGGACACATCACAATACTGCCTCCAATACTGGCGTCACATGTTTCTTTGctagaggaagaaaaaaggagaattaaaaaaaatctaatgatTCAGTTGAATATAAAAACTTCATGTAAATACAAAGCAGTGTTTCTTGAAAGTaggtcatttaaaaacagattCATACATCTAGCATCCAGCTTTGAACCGGTGATCATTTTATTGGAATATCAAAACAAATCTATCAAACTTCAAGGCAAAGACTGTCATGGATTGGGGTTTTTGGTGTTATTTCCTGTTATATTTTGTAAGGTTCATCATCCTCATGGTTCATGTTACTTCATcccctttgttttgttttccctcccttgtgattgtcctgattagtttcaccCATCTCCAATTAGCCTCCTTGTGTACTTAAGtccttcccttctctctttgtcagttcgaCTGTTCTGTGTCCCCTGTGTTCCCAGTGCGTCTTTGGTTTTTGTATCTCTctaatattttttgtgtgtatttgctcCAGTCTGTTTTGTTGGTTGTGCTGCTTGCTTTTTGGACATAAGcttattaaagcttgctttttgttttcacctgccTGCCTTTAAGTGTTTTGTATTTGGGTCTTCACAGTTTTTTGCATACTGTGACAAAGAGTTCAtatatggccaaaagtatgtaaACACCTCTGTCCACATGCTTTTGTCCTTGTCctttaaggttgttttttgtgGTTTGGGCTGGACCCCTAACCTAATACAGAACCATCATGGTACTGCTGCTAGTGTTTGGgaaagggcaggcactttcatAAAATACTTGGTGATTGGATGAATCATCTGTCTGTCATCGTCTATCACTATCAACTTCAGCCAGTCAGATCAGCAGCAGGAGAGTGCTACCACCAGTGGACCCAGTAAAATCCAACTCTGATAACTCTATAACTATATAACCGATGCTATAGCAGTATCTTTGCTCCTCTCACTGTTTGTCACACCTAAACCAggcctgtagctgccagtagttccttaTATGATGCTGATTGGTTGATTTCAATATGGATCCAGCTGCCTTGCAAAGTAAACTAACTTCTTCATTCCAATTAGGGGACCTCTTAATGCAACAGCATATAATGGTATTTGCAACGACGGTGTGAGTAAAATGTTGGCCCACAGTCTGGGGGATGCCCATGGCTTTGAAATGAAATGGTCAACAGCCACATATGGCTGTAGTAGTCTAGCCTTATATGCTTTTGGCCACATGGTAATCAACTCCTTGATGCCCTCTGGTGGTACTAACCTCGATATGTTGTCGTCATAACTGAGCACTCCATAGGTGAAACATATGACGCCCATGACGGCTGCGAAGAACAGCATCTCTGTGTAGAAGCCGAGCCAGGCGAAGTAGATCCCGATCTTTTCCCCGTAGTACTTCCTGCAAGCACACAATCAAACTGCGCATTTAACTCTGAGCAGAGTTTCCGCCAGAAACGCTTCGGTGAAAGAAATATTACATcctgtgtgaaaaacaaaagatgacagCCTCAGCTTGTTTACCTGATGAGGTTGAGAGGTTGCTCTTTGTAAAAACAGAGGAATCTTGCCCAGTGCTTGTACAAGTTGTAGCGCTCACTCTCACATTCTGCATTTCTTGCCCTTTTCCAGTATCGACActgaaaggaggagaaaaaatgcAGCGTGGGCCTATGAGTGAAGACTCTttgaaaactaaacaaaaggTTCTCAGCAGGAAAGTGAATAATGAATCTTTCTTAATATAACATTTTCATCAgattttcctttcctctcttttccatcTTTACAATTATTAGGAATTagaaacaaataaatgacaaatatcaTGGAAAATAAGTTCCCAAAGTGGGACATGCacaaacaaatgacacaaatgTGCTTGAAATGAAAGTCAATAACATTTTTGCAGTCCAATTTACGACTACAAAACTCTTTTTATATGTAAAATTCAGTGTAATAGTAGCAGTAAAACTACCACTGACAGTAAAATGTGCCCGTTCTACAGAGCTGCTCCCGTCAGTGTGTTTAATTATCACGTACCAGCAGCACTTCAAAGTACTTAATATGGAATTGGGTTAGTTAAACTCAAAGCATCATATCATAAATCTTGCATGGGATCGCATGATAAAAGTAGTAGCTGAACACACTTTTCTCCCTCTGtaatgaagtaaaagtaaaaagttaaaaaaaggtaAAGTCCCAGCATTTCTAAAAGCTGAATCTAAcacgagtaaatgtactttaatatGTTTGCATATTAATGCTCTTTCTTCCGTGTGCCTTACATCATGAAGTGGAAAAGCTGTTGTATACGTCCCGTTGCTGAGAAGTCGCTTGATTCCCGTCTTGTCTTTGTCTACCCGTCCCTCTTTGTAGTACGGACAGCGAGCCAGGATGTAGAACACCTAGCAGCAAGGAGGGTATTTATCAAGAGATAAAGGGATTTGGATTTGTAAGAACTAATAGCAAAATTAATTTTTACATTCTGCGTAATTGTTGCCTGAGCTTTTATCTTTAATTGTTGAGTGAAACATAAAACGAGGTCATCCTGTCCAGAAAAATTGTGAGAGGTAGAAGGATTCTTACAAACTAGAACATCAGAGGCAGGAGATAGTTACAATAAAATAAGTGAACCCTGATTTAAGAGGAGGTAATACTCACAATTCTGTTTCTTGTGGAAGGCGGGAAGAAAGTATCCCTGTCATTGATGAGGAAGAAGTCGGTCTTGGTCTTGTCAAAAGGGTAGGTGAAGTAGTCAGGCGCCGGGTGCATGATGTGCTCTGGCAGGCGGAAAGGACGTGAGAGCCACTCCAGTGGGACATCCTGACTATGGGGGATATCACTCGCCTTGAAGGGAACCTTGATCTTTAAGATGTCGGCATAGGTGGCCAGTACATCCCACGGAGCGTGAATCTTCAAGAAATACGTTTTTTGGTCTTTGGAGTCCTGAAACAATGACAGATGGcggagaggaaaaggaaatgtaCAATTCATGGTAAGATCTTTCACACAATTTCAGTACTATAATGTGTTTGCTACTGAGCCATCCCTTTAAGACTGTTTTCTGTGGACTACACTGTGCCTCAGCAGACTATCCACTAGGTGGTGCAGGTGGTCTGTGGCTGAATTTCTTACTGATTTGTCGTctgcctccagctccagtcCTGCTTTCTCAAGGTTGGCCTCAaactccctcctcctttcctgtggataaacacacaaaccacaagTATAagagccagacacacacacacacacacacacacacagtcttaaCATGTTTTCTCCTTCACACATCTATGTTAGAGACATTTAACATATCACAAACTTGTCTTTTAAGATATTTGTCAATTAATTTTCTCTCATTCTTTGTTGGGTTACATCTCATACTCTTACAAACGGAGACTCGTCAGACAGGAGGAATGGGAAGTGGGCCTGGCTTCTCACACAAAACTGCTCGTATAAAGTACCGTTATGTACGGCACAATTATTCACCGAGGTTaaaatagttgattgttgaatctcattcccaaaaaacccaaaccgCCAGCATTTGatgagctgggaatgagacttacCAATTAACTATCTTACAAACTGaacctttaaaaatgtcttaagcTGTTTCTTAAAGTGATTTT harbors:
- the ano5b gene encoding anoctamin-5b isoform X2, with protein sequence MRRITGKAKDETLIELQSASDSQTGDENNGNGVSLSERTSLPGHAETDKLQPNRDTVFFRDGVRRIDFVLSYVDDKDGEKKQERRREFEANLEKAGLELEADDKSDSKDQKTYFLKIHAPWDVLATYADILKIKVPFKASDIPHSQDVPLEWLSRPFRLPEHIMHPAPDYFTYPFDKTKTDFFLINDRDTFFPPSTRNRIVFYILARCPYYKEGRVDKDKTGIKRLLSNGTYTTAFPLHDCRYWKRARNAECESERYNLYKHWARFLCFYKEQPLNLIRKYYGEKIGIYFAWLGFYTEMLFFAAVMGVICFTYGVLSYDDNISSKETCDASIGGSIVMCPLCDKKCPFWRLNSTCLSSWQSHLFDNEGTVFFAIFMGIWVTLFLEFWKRRQARLEYEWDLVDFEEEQQQLQIRPEFEIRCTNRRLNKITKEMEPYLPVTSKCARFCLSAATVLFWISLIVACIIGVIAYRLAVYAAFASIIKDPMRKIQVVGRFITPQLATSVTASCINFVIIMILNFFYERVAVWITDMEIPKTHLEYENRLTMKMFLFQFVNYYSSCFYVAFFKGKFVGFPGHYTYMFGERSKLRNEECDPGGCLIELTTQLVIVMAGKQLWGNIQEALLPLMRNWWSSRKGRHNPENHYSRWEQDHVLLNFGQLGLFYEYLEMVVQFGFITLFVASFPLAPLLALCNNILEIRVDAWKFTTQFRRPVASKARNIGAWQEILNAVAILSVVTNAFIMAFTSDMIPRMVYLYAYGNGMRGYVNNSLSIYNISRLPESNMPEDQDYSFDNATTTCRYRDYRYPPGHEKEYTHTMQFWHILAAKMAFIIIMEHVVFVVKFFVAWLIPDIPSDVKARIKRERYLIQGELHNYEVERLKLQLSASFITEPQSEMSSMTDKHEVLSECL
- the ano5b gene encoding anoctamin-5b isoform X1, which translates into the protein MRRITGKAKDETLIELQSASDSQTGDGPAVLTAFRINLHSDENNGNGVSLSERTSLPGHAETDKLQPNRDTVFFRDGVRRIDFVLSYVDDKDGEKKQERRREFEANLEKAGLELEADDKSDSKDQKTYFLKIHAPWDVLATYADILKIKVPFKASDIPHSQDVPLEWLSRPFRLPEHIMHPAPDYFTYPFDKTKTDFFLINDRDTFFPPSTRNRIVFYILARCPYYKEGRVDKDKTGIKRLLSNGTYTTAFPLHDCRYWKRARNAECESERYNLYKHWARFLCFYKEQPLNLIRKYYGEKIGIYFAWLGFYTEMLFFAAVMGVICFTYGVLSYDDNISSKETCDASIGGSIVMCPLCDKKCPFWRLNSTCLSSWQSHLFDNEGTVFFAIFMGIWVTLFLEFWKRRQARLEYEWDLVDFEEEQQQLQIRPEFEIRCTNRRLNKITKEMEPYLPVTSKCARFCLSAATVLFWISLIVACIIGVIAYRLAVYAAFASIIKDPMRKIQVVGRFITPQLATSVTASCINFVIIMILNFFYERVAVWITDMEIPKTHLEYENRLTMKMFLFQFVNYYSSCFYVAFFKGKFVGFPGHYTYMFGERSKLRNEECDPGGCLIELTTQLVIVMAGKQLWGNIQEALLPLMRNWWSSRKGRHNPENHYSRWEQDHVLLNFGQLGLFYEYLEMVVQFGFITLFVASFPLAPLLALCNNILEIRVDAWKFTTQFRRPVASKARNIGAWQEILNAVAILSVVTNAFIMAFTSDMIPRMVYLYAYGNGMRGYVNNSLSIYNISRLPESNMPEDQDYSFDNATTTCRYRDYRYPPGHEKEYTHTMQFWHILAAKMAFIIIMEHVVFVVKFFVAWLIPDIPSDVKARIKRERYLIQGELHNYEVERLKLQLSASFITEPQSEMSSMTDKHEVLSECL
- the ano5b gene encoding anoctamin-5b isoform X3, coding for MGISLGILQQVPNFKRRFKKKRDENNGNGVSLSERTSLPGHAETDKLQPNRDTVFFRDGVRRIDFVLSYVDDKDGEKKQERRREFEANLEKAGLELEADDKSDSKDQKTYFLKIHAPWDVLATYADILKIKVPFKASDIPHSQDVPLEWLSRPFRLPEHIMHPAPDYFTYPFDKTKTDFFLINDRDTFFPPSTRNRIVFYILARCPYYKEGRVDKDKTGIKRLLSNGTYTTAFPLHDCRYWKRARNAECESERYNLYKHWARFLCFYKEQPLNLIRKYYGEKIGIYFAWLGFYTEMLFFAAVMGVICFTYGVLSYDDNISSKETCDASIGGSIVMCPLCDKKCPFWRLNSTCLSSWQSHLFDNEGTVFFAIFMGIWVTLFLEFWKRRQARLEYEWDLVDFEEEQQQLQIRPEFEIRCTNRRLNKITKEMEPYLPVTSKCARFCLSAATVLFWISLIVACIIGVIAYRLAVYAAFASIIKDPMRKIQVVGRFITPQLATSVTASCINFVIIMILNFFYERVAVWITDMEIPKTHLEYENRLTMKMFLFQFVNYYSSCFYVAFFKGKFVGFPGHYTYMFGERSKLRNEECDPGGCLIELTTQLVIVMAGKQLWGNIQEALLPLMRNWWSSRKGRHNPENHYSRWEQDHVLLNFGQLGLFYEYLEMVVQFGFITLFVASFPLAPLLALCNNILEIRVDAWKFTTQFRRPVASKARNIGAWQEILNAVAILSVVTNAFIMAFTSDMIPRMVYLYAYGNGMRGYVNNSLSIYNISRLPESNMPEDQDYSFDNATTTCRYRDYRYPPGHEKEYTHTMQFWHILAAKMAFIIIMEHVVFVVKFFVAWLIPDIPSDVKARIKRERYLIQGELHNYEVERLKLQLSASFITEPQSEMSSMTDKHEVLSECL